A portion of the Cyanobium sp. PCC 7001 genome contains these proteins:
- a CDS encoding circularly permuted type 2 ATP-grasp protein: protein MFTDYKPNRGYDEYFSAADEPRRALSPLLSSLGQLGLEELNRNHAAAGMLLKRLGATFRLNGSDNRGVERILPFDPLPRLIGSSEWQRLEQGLVQRLEAIDQFLGDIYSDRLIVRDGIVPVGDLESSQGWRPQMQGFRPPLGKWCHISGLDLIRDGQGTWRVLEDNLRCPSGVAYFLENRRVMKRMFPSLFSARTVQPIDDYPSHLLQSLRELAPWTERPTVVLLTPGVFNSAYFEHSYLAQQMGIQLVEGRDLICHDDRVWMRSTSGLEPVDVIYRRIDDDFLDPAVFRSDSMLGVRGLMEAYRAGRVAIANAPGTGVADDKLIYAYVPEMIRYYLGEEPIIENVPTYLCSRDEDRAYVLEHLPELVVKAVAEAGGYGMLIGPHAGAEEIADFARRIEANPRNYIAQPTLELSTVPSLSEGELFPCHVDLRPYVLRGKGAWVSPGGLTRVALRRGSLVVNSSQGGGCKDTWIVSEPHEADQGVA, encoded by the coding sequence ATGTTCACCGACTACAAGCCCAACCGCGGCTACGACGAGTACTTCAGTGCCGCCGACGAACCGCGCCGCGCCCTCAGCCCCCTGCTCTCGTCCCTGGGGCAGCTGGGGCTGGAGGAGCTGAACCGCAACCATGCGGCCGCCGGCATGCTGCTCAAACGCCTGGGGGCCACCTTCCGGCTCAACGGTTCCGACAACCGCGGCGTGGAGCGCATCCTGCCGTTCGACCCCCTGCCACGGCTGATCGGCTCGAGCGAATGGCAGCGGCTCGAGCAGGGGCTGGTGCAGCGCCTCGAGGCCATCGATCAGTTCCTGGGCGACATCTACAGCGACCGGCTGATCGTGCGGGACGGCATCGTGCCCGTGGGGGATCTGGAGAGCTCCCAGGGTTGGAGGCCGCAGATGCAGGGGTTCCGCCCCCCCCTGGGCAAGTGGTGCCACATCTCCGGCCTGGACCTGATCCGCGACGGCCAGGGCACCTGGCGGGTGCTGGAGGACAACCTGCGCTGCCCCTCCGGGGTGGCGTACTTCCTGGAGAACCGGCGGGTGATGAAGCGGATGTTCCCCAGCCTGTTCTCGGCCCGCACGGTGCAGCCGATCGACGACTACCCCTCCCACCTGCTGCAGAGCCTGCGGGAGCTCGCCCCCTGGACCGAACGGCCCACGGTGGTGCTGCTCACGCCCGGGGTGTTCAACAGCGCCTACTTCGAGCACAGCTACCTGGCCCAGCAGATGGGCATCCAGCTGGTGGAGGGGCGTGATCTCATCTGCCACGACGATCGGGTGTGGATGCGCAGCACCAGCGGCCTGGAGCCGGTGGATGTGATCTACCGCCGCATCGACGACGACTTCCTCGATCCCGCCGTCTTCCGCAGCGACTCCATGCTCGGCGTCCGGGGCCTGATGGAGGCCTACCGCGCCGGCCGGGTGGCGATCGCCAACGCTCCCGGCACCGGGGTGGCCGACGACAAGCTGATCTACGCCTACGTGCCCGAGATGATCCGCTACTACCTCGGCGAGGAGCCGATCATCGAGAACGTGCCCACCTACCTCTGCTCCCGCGACGAGGACCGGGCCTATGTGCTCGAACATCTGCCGGAGCTGGTGGTGAAGGCGGTGGCGGAAGCAGGCGGTTACGGCATGCTCATCGGCCCCCACGCCGGCGCGGAGGAGATCGCCGACTTCGCCCGCCGGATCGAGGCCAACCCCCGCAACTACATCGCCCAGCCCACGCTGGAGTTGTCCACGGTTCCTTCCCTGAGTGAGGGAGAGCTCTTCCCCTGCCATGTGGATCTGCGGCCCTATGTGCTGCGTGGCAAGGGCGCCTGGGTGAGCCCCGGCGGTCTCACCCGCGTGGCCCTGCGGCGCGGCTCCCTGGTGGTGAACTCCTCCCAGGGCGGCGGCTGCAAGGACACCTGGATCGTGAGCGAGCCCCATGAGGCCGACCAGGGAGTGGCCTGA
- a CDS encoding alpha-E domain-containing protein, with protein sequence MLSRVAESLYWINRYVERAENISRFVEVSEAMALDCPPGSAEPWLPLIDANGDRELFDRLYPQGQPMDVVEFLVRAEDNPNSVANCIAIARENARQIREVITTEMWEQLNDIYWTLQENEGFWHQPPQEQLRDIRRACQLFYGITDSTLSRDLSWQFSRLGRLLERADKTTRILDVKYFLLLPSPDEVGGVLDELQWISLLRSAGAYQMFRQSRQQAIEPRAVAAFLLLDPIFPRSVRYCLERIQETLRIVQGRAVPGAPDELECLSGLTLARWSYTRINDLIAVGLHEAIDALQTDLNRLHTLIEQRYFVAPTLESQSADPACVPA encoded by the coding sequence ATGCTGAGCCGTGTGGCCGAATCGCTCTACTGGATCAACCGCTATGTGGAGCGGGCCGAGAACATCTCCCGTTTCGTGGAGGTGAGCGAGGCGATGGCGCTCGACTGCCCCCCCGGCAGCGCCGAACCCTGGCTACCCCTGATCGATGCGAACGGCGACCGCGAGCTGTTCGACCGGCTCTACCCCCAGGGCCAGCCCATGGACGTGGTGGAGTTCCTGGTGCGCGCCGAGGACAACCCCAACAGCGTGGCCAACTGCATCGCGATCGCCCGGGAGAACGCCCGCCAGATCCGGGAGGTGATCACCACCGAGATGTGGGAGCAGCTCAACGACATCTACTGGACGCTGCAGGAAAACGAGGGCTTCTGGCACCAGCCACCCCAGGAGCAGCTGCGCGACATCCGGCGGGCCTGCCAGCTGTTCTATGGCATCACCGACTCCACCTTGAGCCGGGACCTCTCCTGGCAGTTCAGCCGTCTGGGCCGACTGCTGGAGCGGGCGGACAAGACCACCCGCATCCTCGATGTGAAGTACTTCCTGCTGCTGCCTTCTCCCGATGAGGTGGGGGGCGTTCTGGATGAGCTGCAGTGGATCTCCCTGCTCCGCAGCGCCGGGGCCTACCAGATGTTCCGCCAGTCGCGGCAGCAGGCGATCGAACCCCGCGCCGTGGCCGCCTTTTTGCTGCTGGATCCCATCTTTCCACGCTCGGTGCGCTACTGCCTGGAGCGGATCCAGGAGACCCTGCGCATCGTGCAGGGGCGGGCAGTGCCTGGCGCCCCTGACGAACTGGAATGCCTCAGCGGCCTCACCCTGGCCCGCTGGAGCTACACCCGGATCAACGATCTGATCGCCGTGGGCCTGCACGAAGCGATCGATGCGCTTCAGACCGACCTCAACCGGCTGCACACCCTCATCGAGCAGCGCTACTTCGTCGCCCCCACCCTCGAGTCCCAGAGTGCTGATCCGGCATGCGTGCCCGCCTGA
- a CDS encoding transglutaminase family protein translates to MRARLTHSFTYSYTAPVLLGAHRFCLKPRGHGFQTLVDFNLAIDPAPSCLYPLVAASGDEILRARFEGSTDSFLVCATSTVDTRTAPSLEVCLEANEPLLPYPVGRLNGDLMGSLQGWLPNGQHDPAAVDMAQEALMGSDQRALMFLDQLVEMIQDRVKYTQRHVGPAWPAGRTLKERVGSCRDLAMLMVEACRCVGLPARFVSGYHLVDPAPRHYDLHAWAEVYLPGAGWRGFDPSGKGAIDERYITLATSSKPELTAAITGSFSGPVGVSSDFTWDIQAEIVTS, encoded by the coding sequence ATGCGTGCCCGCCTGACGCACTCGTTCACCTACAGCTATACCGCGCCGGTGTTGCTGGGGGCCCATCGCTTCTGCCTCAAACCCCGGGGGCATGGCTTTCAGACCCTGGTGGACTTCAACCTGGCCATCGACCCGGCGCCCAGCTGCCTCTATCCGCTGGTGGCCGCCAGTGGGGATGAAATCCTGCGGGCCCGCTTCGAGGGAAGCACCGACAGCTTCCTGGTGTGTGCCACCAGCACCGTGGACACCCGGACGGCGCCGAGCCTGGAGGTGTGCCTGGAGGCGAACGAACCGCTGCTGCCCTATCCGGTGGGCCGGCTCAACGGCGATCTGATGGGCTCCCTGCAGGGATGGCTGCCCAATGGCCAGCACGATCCGGCGGCGGTGGACATGGCCCAGGAAGCCCTGATGGGGAGCGATCAGCGGGCCCTGATGTTCCTGGACCAGCTGGTGGAGATGATTCAGGACCGGGTCAAGTACACCCAGCGCCACGTGGGTCCGGCCTGGCCGGCCGGTCGCACCCTCAAGGAACGGGTGGGATCGTGCCGGGATCTGGCCATGCTGATGGTGGAGGCCTGCCGCTGCGTGGGGCTGCCGGCCCGGTTCGTGAGCGGCTACCACCTGGTGGACCCTGCTCCTCGGCACTACGACCTCCACGCCTGGGCTGAGGTGTACCTGCCGGGAGCCGGCTGGCGTGGTTTCGACCCCAGTGGCAAGGGGGCGATCGACGAGCGCTACATCACCCTGGCCACGTCCTCCAAACCCGAACTCACAGCCGCCATCACCGGCAGCTTCTCCGGGCCGGTGGGCGTGAGCAGCGACTTCACCTGGGACATCCAGGCGGAGATCGTCACCAGTTGA
- the cynS gene encoding cyanase encodes MAASSTPGAATSALTATLMAAKKAKNLSFSDLETSLGRDEVWIASLFYGQATASPEEATKLAELLGLDAETTAALQTYPTKGCLDPVIPTDPLIYRFYEIMQVYGMPLKDVIQEKFGDGIMSAIDFTLDVEKIDDPAGARVQVIMCGKFLPYKKW; translated from the coding sequence ATGGCAGCATCATCCACGCCGGGCGCAGCGACGTCTGCATTGACCGCCACCCTCATGGCCGCCAAGAAGGCCAAGAATCTGAGCTTTTCAGACCTGGAAACATCGCTTGGCCGCGATGAGGTCTGGATTGCCTCGTTGTTCTATGGTCAGGCCACAGCTTCCCCTGAGGAAGCCACGAAACTGGCAGAGCTGCTGGGCCTCGATGCGGAGACGACCGCCGCACTGCAGACCTACCCCACCAAGGGATGTCTGGACCCGGTGATTCCCACTGATCCGCTGATCTATCGCTTCTACGAGATCATGCAGGTGTACGGGATGCCCCTGAAGGATGTGATCCAGGAAAAGTTCGGCGACGGCATCATGAGCGCCATCGACTTCACCCTCGACGTCGAAAAGATTGATGATCCGGCCGGAGCCCGCGTTCAGGTGATCATGTGCGGCAAATTCCTGCCCTACAAGAAGTGGTGA
- a CDS encoding formate/nitrite transporter family protein, translating to MDYVLPNELVDGMIAAGGKKAHVSIKNLLLRGFYSGSALGLALCLALTIMHQTGLPWIGSLIFPFGFASIVLFGMELVTGNFALLPMAVWAGKTTWGKTFRNWMWVWIGNFLGTGLVGILFAISLTSGGTADLATGTGDWVAVANKIIGLNKANTIVKYQNLGALGFFLAFLRGLIANWLVCLGVTLALVSKSVPGKILACWLPITAFQALGMEHIVVNMFLHTTGPLLGSGVSLGTVVFWNYLPVTAGNIVGGMVFIGMLFYSTHRSTMSDVLPPVHDEKLERELAAELGAR from the coding sequence ATGGATTACGTCTTACCCAACGAGCTTGTCGACGGCATGATTGCCGCCGGCGGTAAGAAAGCTCATGTCAGCATCAAGAATCTGCTGCTGAGAGGTTTTTACTCCGGTTCGGCTTTGGGCCTGGCCCTCTGCCTGGCTCTCACGATCATGCACCAGACGGGACTTCCCTGGATCGGATCCTTGATCTTCCCGTTCGGTTTCGCCAGCATCGTGCTGTTCGGCATGGAGTTGGTGACAGGAAACTTCGCCCTCCTGCCCATGGCGGTGTGGGCCGGCAAAACCACCTGGGGGAAGACCTTCCGGAACTGGATGTGGGTGTGGATCGGCAATTTCCTTGGCACCGGCCTTGTGGGGATTCTTTTTGCCATCAGCCTCACGAGTGGTGGCACGGCAGACCTGGCAACCGGAACAGGTGACTGGGTCGCTGTGGCCAACAAGATCATTGGCCTGAACAAGGCCAACACGATCGTGAAATACCAGAACCTGGGAGCGCTCGGGTTCTTCCTGGCTTTCCTGCGGGGTCTGATCGCCAACTGGCTGGTGTGCCTTGGGGTCACCCTGGCTCTCGTGAGCAAGAGTGTGCCTGGCAAGATCCTTGCTTGCTGGCTGCCGATCACGGCTTTCCAGGCCCTCGGCATGGAGCACATCGTGGTGAACATGTTCCTGCACACCACTGGCCCCCTGCTGGGCTCCGGTGTGAGTCTGGGCACGGTGGTCTTCTGGAATTATCTTCCTGTCACCGCGGGCAACATCGTGGGTGGGATGGTGTTCATCGGCATGCTCTTCTACAGCACTCACCGCTCGACCATGAGTGATGTGCTGCCACCCGTTCACGACGAGAAACTGGAGCGGGAGCTGGCTGCCGAGCTCGGCGCCCGCTGA